A part of Kryptolebias marmoratus isolate JLee-2015 linkage group LG8, ASM164957v2, whole genome shotgun sequence genomic DNA contains:
- the angptl7 gene encoding angiopoietin-related protein 7 — protein sequence MSKMNLSIVALGVVLLLLAGTEAQKPKKRLVPPKTPKGQCCDEVRSLKVQVANLTSIVEEMSRKQETDLINVVRQIMELDKQKQQLDTRVTEAESKYSEVNNRVEIMQLQTLQSATQTSSDAIYDCASLFGRNYKISGVYQLPKDDFLGTPELSVFCDMETNGGGWTLIQRRKIGLTSFKQDWKQYKRGFGSIRGDFWLGNDNIFRLTRQPSTLRIEMEDWEGETRYAEYGFFTVSNELNSYKLFLANYSGNAGNSLRYHNNTNFSTINKDNDKCVDDCASLRKGGYWYNCCTDSNLNGVFYRYGEHTTNTDGITWYAWHGPNYSLKRVEMKVRPMNFQP from the exons ATGTCAAAAATGAATTTGAGCATTGTAGCCTTGGGAGTTGTGCTGCTCTTGTTAGCAGGAACTGAGGCCCAGAAGCCCAAGAAAAGACTGGTGCCTCCAAAGACCCCCAAGGGACAGTGCTGCGATGAGGTGCGCTCTCTCAAAGTTCAGGTGGCCAATCTGACCAGTATCGTTGAAGAAATGAGTCGCAAGCAGGAGACAGACTTGATTAATGTTGTGAGGCAAATAATGGAGCTGGacaagcagaagcagcagctagaTACTCGAGTCACAGAGGCAGAGAGCAAGTATTCAGAGGTCAACAACCGAGTGGAGATCATGCAGCTGCAAACTCTACAGTCAGCTACACAAACTTCATCAG atgcCATATATGACTGTGCATCACTTTTTGGCAGAAACTACAAAATCTCTGGCGTGTACCAACTCCCTAAAGATGATTTTCTGGGTACACCTGAGCTCAGT GTCTTCTGTGACATGGAGACAAACGGCGGTGGTTGGACTCTGATTCAACGACGCAAGATTGGCCTGACATCCTTCAAACAAGACTGGAAGCAGTACAAAAGGGGATTTGGATCTATCCGAGGGGACTTCTGGCTAGGCAATGACAACATCTTCCGCCTAACAAGGCAGCCCAGTACACTCAGGATTGAGATGGAG GACTGGGAAGGAGAAACACGCTATGCTGAGTATGGCTTTTTCACTGTGAGTAATGAGCTCAACAGTTACAAGCTCTTCCTAGCCAACTATAGTGGAAATGCTGGAAACTCACTGCGCTACCACAACAACACCAACTTCAGCACCATCAACAAGGACAACGACAAATGTGTGGATGACTGCGCTTCCCTGCGCAAAG GTGGATACTGGTATAACTGCTGCACTGACTCCAATTTGAACGGCGTTTTTTACCGCTACGGTGAGCACACAACGAACACAGATGGGATCACTTGGTATGCGTGGCACGGCCCCAACTACTCTCTCAAGAGAGTCGAGATGAAGGTCCGGCCAATGAATTTTCAACCATAA